A stretch of DNA from Rickettsiales bacterium:
AACATGGTGTAAAAAAATCAGACTAAATATTCTAATTTATACCTTTCTCTAGAGAGAGTTTTGTCCTATAGATTTTCGTTTTCTTCATCGCTTCTTGGATCAAGCTCAGCTATCATTGGAGTTGTATGAACAGCTATCATGAAATTATTATTACTAACTCTTTCTTTTTGAGAGATACGATACATTAGAACGATTATTAAACATATAGCAATTGTAGAAAAATATATTGGTAAGCCTTTGTCACCTAAGAAATATATAAATATAGAAGCAAGAATTGGACCTGTAATAGCGCCCATTCCTTCTACAATAGATAAATTTTGACTAACTGATGTTACATTAGCACTACGTAAATTATCATAAACCATGCTCAAAGCTATTGGGTAGAAAGTAAAGCTCATTCCACCTACAAAGAAATATGTTACTAATAAACTAGTGATTGATAAGTTATTCTGTCCTATAAACCCAGTAAATACAAATAACCCTCCTATAATTAAACTAACACCTAATATAACTTTACGTCGATCAAAGTTGTCTGATAATAAGCCAATTGGATATTGCAATGTCATTCCTCCTATAAGAGTTATAAACATTAAATATGATGTATATTCAGGGCTCCCAGTTAATTCACTAAAAAATACTGGTAGTAAACTATAAATGACACTTAAAAATAATCCACTCACTATACAAATAGCTATACTAGAAGAAGCTACTTTAGCTAAAATAGACATGCTAACCAATTCTGGTTCATGATCTTGGGCTTTTCTATTTCTTACCATGGCAACAGGAATTATTGAAAGAGAAACAAAAGTAGTTATAATAATAAATGGTAGTAAACTAGTAACGTTATATTTCTGAAGCAATAATTGACTAAAAGCTTGTGCAGAAGAAAGCGCAACCATGTATAATGCTAATGTTGTGCCTCTTTTAGAGCAAGAACTGCAATTTAAAAGCCAACTTTCTACTGTTATATAGAATCCAGATAGAGCAACTCCAGCTATAAGTCTTAATATAAACCATAAGTAAACATTATCACTAAGTATATGGAGTAAACATACAGCATTAAATAAGCCAACAAAAATGGTAAATACTCTAAGATGCCCTATTCTTGCAATAAGCTTTGTTATTTGTAGAGCTCCTACAACTAAACCAATATAATATGCAGAGGACACTACTCCAATTGTTTGTTCACTATGTCCAAAATCTTTCATTTTTATGGAAATAAAAGTTGTTAAATATCCATTTCCTAATATAAATAAGACCGTTGTAATTAATGGGGCTAAAATTGGACTAATATTTATACGCACTGACACAAGCTCATTAACATTTATATTAAGGAGTATAATAATACTCCTGGCGAAAGTTATTCATTATAATAGATCAGCGTAAAATACTATATAGTTTACTAATGACATTCAATATGTAATAAATAATTACTATAATATAGTACACTTTATAAATTTCTAAATATATTTATGTGCATTTAAGTTTTAAATATAACTTCTTTATCATATCTGAAGCATAGCGACAACATATTTATTAAAATATAAAAACAACCTAGGCTTAATATCTTACGGCTGATATTTTTATGAAAATTGATTTTTTCTAAAAGATAAAAATAAAATATCTCAAGTTTCAATATCTTCTCTTAAGTCTTGTTTAAAAATGAGATTTCTACAGGCACAGACAAATAATTTGTAGCTTATTGAAAATAAAGGCATTCTAAATATAACTTGTAACCCTATGTTAAAGGAGTTGAGTCATGAATTTTTTTAAGGTGTCGTAATTTCAAATTTGAAGTCTATTTGCAATAGTGCTTATATTAGGTTATGAGGATAACAGAAGCTACACCTCTAATGGGGATAACACAAGATGAAGCAGTTCTCGGTGACGATCATTTAGATTTTTATAAACTTTTATTAGGATGGTCATTATAATACTTTGATACTTAAGACCTAACTTTAGGTAGAAATGATACATCAGTTTCAGGGATAGAAAAATTTTATTTTATTTGCAGCAGTGCCTTTAATAATTGAGTGGAAAAGATAGGTGTTTATTGGTATAAAAGATATTATCTATATTGTCATTGTTGGCTATATTAAGTTCTAAGGTAGTTATGTATGGAATTATAAATGATTAAAAAATTTGTCAAGAAGTTTTCTCGCTTGTTTTCTAATATACAGTTTGAAATCATTCCTGTAATAACAGTTTTACTCAGTATTTTTGCTTCTATTTTTCCATATAAGATAAGTAATATATCTATGTTGATTCCTTTTTTTACGCCGATGGTAATTTATTTTTGGTCTATTTATCAACCTCAAAATTTGCCTTATATTGCAGTGTTATTATTAGGGTTGTTTAAAGACATTATGGAGAATAATACTGTTGGAATAAGTGCGATATGCTTGTTGTTATTCCAGGTGATGGTTAGCTCTCAGAGGCATTATATTATTAATTATAACTTCATTGTAATATGGGCTGGTTTTATTTTTTTCTTAAGCGTAATATTATTTATGCCATCGATGTTAGTTCACTTTAGCATTGATATCCACGCATATAAACTCAGTGTTATTCTTAGTCAGTGGTTAATTACTGTTTTTGTATACGTTCCTGTTCATTGGGGGCTGGTTAAATTAAATAACTTGAAGGCCTTGTCGAATGAGTAAGAAACACACTCAGAAAGATAGATTTATTAGAAGGTCTCTAGTATTAGGAGCTTGTAAGTCAACATTGCTTGTTGGCTTGTTTAGCAGAATGTTTTATTTGCTAATTATCAGCAATAAATAATTTACAAAATTAGCAGACAAGAACAGAATTAGATCTGAGCTTATACCAGCTTCAAGAGGGAAAATTTTTGATAGAAATAATATTATACTTGCTTCTAATGAGCCTAATTATTCTTTGGTTTTTGAGAAAGTTGGAATAAATGACGCTAATAAAAATTATCAAGTTGTTACAGCAATAGGAAAAATTTTAGATTTAGGTGTTGAAGATGAAGATGAATTATTTAATCGGATCAACGGCCTGTCTGTGGGAGAGGTTTTATTAATAAAAGACAATCTTGCATGGACAGAGCTTGTTGCATTAGAAGTTAATATTTATGATCTACAAGGGGCTTCAATAAAAACAGGTTTTAGCAGGCTATACCCATATGGAAGTATAGCTAGTCATATTATAGGGTATTTAGGTAGTGCTTCAGATAAAGATATCACAAAGCATTCAATGACATTATACCCAAACTTAAAGATTGGAAAAAATGGTGTTGAAAAAACTCAAGAAAAGTTATTGCAAGGTATAACTGGTGTACAAAAAATAGAAGTAAACGCTAGAGGAAAGATAATCAAAGAAGTTTCAACTCTAGCTAGCGCGCCGGGGAAAGACATTAAGATTTCTCTGGATATTAATCTTCAGAGAAAGATTGATAAACTATTAGGCGATCAAACGGGAGTAATTTTAGCATCTAAGATTTCTAGTGGGGATATTATTGCTGCAGTTTCTAAGCCGGAGTTT
This window harbors:
- a CDS encoding MFS transporter — protein: MRINISPILAPLITTVLFILGNGYLTTFISIKMKDFGHSEQTIGVVSSAYYIGLVVGALQITKLIARIGHLRVFTIFVGLFNAVCLLHILSDNVYLWFILRLIAGVALSGFYITVESWLLNCSSCSKRGTTLALYMVALSSAQAFSQLLLQKYNVTSLLPFIIITTFVSLSIIPVAMVRNRKAQDHEPELVSMSILAKVASSSIAICIVSGLFLSVIYSLLPVFFSELTGSPEYTSYLMFITLIGGMTLQYPIGLLSDNFDRRKVILGVSLIIGGLFVFTGFIGQNNLSITSLLVTYFFVGGMSFTFYPIALSMVYDNLRSANVTSVSQNLSIVEGMGAITGPILASIFIYFLGDKGLPIYFSTIAICLIIVLMYRISQKERVSNNNFMIAVHTTPMIAELDPRSDEENENL
- the mreD gene encoding rod shape-determining protein MreD; this encodes MIKKFVKKFSRLFSNIQFEIIPVITVLLSIFASIFPYKISNISMLIPFFTPMVIYFWSIYQPQNLPYIAVLLLGLFKDIMENNTVGISAICLLLFQVMVSSQRHYIINYNFIVIWAGFIFFLSVILFMPSMLVHFSIDIHAYKLSVILSQWLITVFVYVPVHWGLVKLNNLKALSNE